A single Methylobacterium sp. 17Sr1-1 DNA region contains:
- a CDS encoding gamma-glutamyltransferase family protein: protein MPETPVFSRAACAAPHHLAAEAGRAILDEGGNAVEAMLAMAATIAVVYPHMNGIGGDGFWLIRGPNGVVRAIEACGPAGSLATVKRYRDKGYDAIPERGPDAALTVAGAVGGWALAHGIARDLGGRLPLPLLLSDAVRHAREGVAVSPSEARYVPKELDTLHDQPGFRETFLIDGKPPKAGTKRALPALAATLEQLGHAGLEDFYRGDIGREVAADLERAGSPVTRSDIERYRAVSRAPLALKLSGGTVYNCPPPSQGLAALLILGLYERLGTIRPETAAHYHGLIEATKRAFRIRDVVVTDFDRLRHDPATFLAPERLEAEAAAIRMDRASPYPVRPVGDGDTVWMGAIDGNGVAVSYIQSVYWEFGSGLVLPRTGITWQNRGLAFSLDPKAVNPLEPGRRPFHTLNPALAVLADGRVMAYGSMGGDGQPQFQAQVFTRYATYGMGVADAVDAPRFLFGRTWGAESMTVKVEDRFDSSCIAALARMGHEVEELGGSYIDSLGHAGLLVRHPGNGRVEATHDPRSDGGAAGL, encoded by the coding sequence ATGCCCGAGACCCCCGTCTTCTCCCGCGCCGCCTGCGCGGCTCCCCACCACCTCGCGGCCGAGGCCGGCCGGGCGATCCTCGACGAGGGCGGCAACGCCGTCGAGGCGATGCTCGCCATGGCGGCGACGATCGCGGTGGTCTACCCCCACATGAACGGCATCGGCGGCGACGGCTTCTGGCTGATCCGGGGCCCGAACGGCGTGGTGCGGGCGATCGAGGCCTGCGGCCCGGCCGGTAGCCTCGCGACGGTCAAGCGCTACCGCGACAAGGGCTACGACGCGATCCCCGAGCGCGGGCCCGACGCGGCGCTGACGGTGGCCGGCGCGGTCGGCGGCTGGGCGCTCGCCCACGGCATCGCCCGCGACCTCGGCGGGCGCCTGCCGCTGCCCCTGCTCCTCTCCGACGCGGTCCGGCATGCCCGCGAGGGCGTGGCGGTGTCGCCGTCCGAGGCGCGCTACGTCCCCAAGGAACTCGATACGCTGCACGACCAGCCGGGTTTTCGCGAGACCTTCCTGATCGACGGGAAGCCCCCGAAGGCCGGGACGAAGCGGGCGCTGCCGGCTCTGGCCGCGACGCTGGAGCAGCTCGGCCATGCCGGGCTGGAGGATTTCTACCGCGGCGATATCGGCCGCGAGGTCGCCGCCGACCTGGAGCGCGCCGGGAGCCCGGTCACACGGAGCGACATCGAGCGCTACCGGGCGGTGTCGCGGGCGCCGCTCGCGCTGAAGCTATCGGGCGGCACGGTCTACAATTGCCCGCCGCCGAGCCAGGGGCTGGCCGCCCTGCTGATCCTCGGCCTCTACGAGCGTCTGGGCACCATCCGCCCCGAGACGGCGGCGCACTATCACGGGCTGATCGAGGCCACGAAGCGGGCCTTCCGGATCCGCGACGTGGTGGTGACCGATTTCGACCGCTTGCGCCACGACCCTGCGACCTTCCTGGCGCCGGAGCGCCTGGAGGCGGAGGCCGCGGCGATCCGCATGGACCGCGCCTCGCCCTATCCTGTCCGCCCGGTCGGCGACGGCGACACGGTGTGGATGGGGGCAATCGACGGAAACGGCGTCGCGGTCTCCTACATCCAGTCGGTCTACTGGGAGTTCGGCTCCGGGCTCGTCCTGCCGCGCACCGGCATCACCTGGCAGAATCGCGGTCTCGCCTTCTCCCTCGATCCGAAGGCCGTGAACCCGCTGGAGCCGGGGCGGCGGCCGTTCCACACCCTCAATCCCGCTCTCGCCGTGCTCGCCGACGGGCGGGTGATGGCCTACGGCAGCATGGGCGGCGACGGGCAGCCGCAATTCCAGGCGCAGGTCTTCACCCGCTACGCCACCTACGGGATGGGCGTCGCGGACGCGGTGGACGCGCCGCGCTTCCTGTTCGGCCGCACCTGGGGCGCGGAATCCATGACCGTGAAGGTCGAGGACCGGTTCGATTCGTCCTGCATCGCGGCGCTCGCGCGGATGGGCCACGAGGTCGAGGAACTGGGCGGATCCTACATCGACTCGCTGGGCCATGCCGGGCTGCTGGTGCGCCACCCGGGCAACGGTCGGGTCGAGGCGACGCACGACCCGCGCTCGGATGGCGGGGCGGCCGGGCTCTAG
- a CDS encoding class I SAM-dependent methyltransferase: MTANLQRHFGGAIPDFYERGMAPVMFAPAAAVTATRVAAHAPERVLETAAGTGQVTRLLAMRLPAGTAITATDLAPAMLALAAETLSDAPAVELQPADAQALPFADAAFDLVLTQFGVMFFPDRAGAMREAARVLRPGGRFVFTTWDSRETNPYAAVAADLVVEATGEPGVFGLAYGLTSLDAVRTLVEEAGFTGFRAEVVRLDAPVPDVGLFAAGLLRGNPTAALLHERGVEPEPLVAELERRLRDTLGDPATARLQMLLFEAVKP; the protein is encoded by the coding sequence ATGACGGCGAACCTCCAACGCCATTTCGGCGGCGCGATCCCGGATTTCTACGAGCGCGGCATGGCGCCGGTGATGTTCGCGCCGGCCGCCGCGGTGACGGCGACCCGGGTCGCCGCCCACGCCCCGGAGCGGGTGCTCGAGACCGCCGCCGGAACCGGGCAGGTGACCCGGCTCCTGGCGATGCGCCTGCCGGCCGGGACGGCGATCACCGCCACCGATCTCGCCCCGGCGATGCTGGCGCTCGCCGCGGAGACCCTGTCGGACGCCCCCGCGGTCGAGCTGCAACCCGCCGACGCCCAGGCGCTGCCTTTCGCGGACGCCGCCTTCGACCTCGTGCTCACCCAGTTCGGCGTGATGTTCTTCCCCGACCGGGCCGGCGCGATGCGGGAGGCGGCGCGGGTGCTCCGTCCCGGCGGGCGATTCGTGTTCACCACCTGGGATTCCCGCGAGACCAATCCCTATGCCGCGGTCGCGGCCGACCTCGTCGTCGAGGCGACCGGCGAGCCCGGGGTCTTCGGCCTCGCCTACGGCCTGACGAGCCTCGACGCCGTTCGAACGCTGGTGGAGGAGGCGGGCTTCACGGGCTTTCGCGCCGAGGTGGTCCGCCTCGACGCGCCGGTGCCGGATGTCGGGCTGTTCGCGGCCGGCCTCCTGCGCGGCAACCCGACCGCCGCCCTGCTGCACGAGCGCGGGGTCGAGCCGGAGCCGCTCGTCGCGGAACTGGAGCGCCGGCTCCGGGACACGCTCGGCGACCCCGCGACGGCCCGGTTGCAGATGCTGCTGTTCGAGGCGGTGAAGCCGTGA
- a CDS encoding ActR/PrrA/RegA family redox response regulator transcription factor yields MTQYGTLSPEAAAGTIPEGDALLNHADRSLLIVDDDKPFSTRLARAMEARGYRVHVAESVAEGVSAVDAQPPAFAVIDMRLGDGNGLDVIARLKERRPEARGVILTGYGNIATAVTAVKLGAFDYLAKPADADEIHGTLMAEPGERADPPENPMSADRVRWEHIQRVYELCGRNVSETARRLNMHRRTLQRILAKRAPR; encoded by the coding sequence ATGACGCAGTACGGAACACTGAGCCCGGAGGCCGCGGCCGGCACCATCCCGGAGGGCGACGCCCTCCTCAACCACGCCGACCGCAGCCTGCTGATCGTCGACGACGACAAGCCGTTCTCGACCCGCCTCGCCCGGGCGATGGAGGCGCGCGGCTACCGGGTGCACGTGGCGGAGAGCGTGGCCGAGGGCGTCTCGGCGGTCGACGCGCAGCCGCCGGCCTTCGCGGTCATCGACATGCGGCTGGGCGACGGCAACGGCCTCGACGTGATCGCCCGCCTGAAGGAGCGCCGGCCCGAGGCCCGCGGCGTGATCCTGACCGGCTACGGCAACATCGCCACGGCGGTGACCGCGGTGAAGCTCGGCGCCTTCGACTACCTGGCGAAGCCCGCCGACGCCGACGAGATCCACGGCACCCTGATGGCCGAGCCCGGCGAGCGGGCCGACCCGCCCGAGAACCCGATGTCGGCCGACCGGGTACGCTGGGAGCACATCCAGCGCGTGTATGAATTGTGCGGCCGCAACGTCTCGGAGACGGCGCGCCGGCTCAACATGCACCGGCGCACGCTGCAGCGGATCCTGGCGAAGCGCGCGCCGCGCTAG
- the phaZ gene encoding polyhydroxyalkanoate depolymerase has protein sequence MDLSYFWYEAAHWMLTPARAAADATQLVFKNPVNPITYTPYGRTVSAACEMFERTTRRYGKPAFNLPTTVVEGLVTEVTERVVWSKPFCQVLKFDRALKRPTTQAQPKVLVVAPMSGHYATLLRGTVEALLPSHEVMITDWIDARMVPLEAGRFDLDSYIDYLIEMFQALGPDLHVIAVCQPSVPVFAAVARMEADGMPGVPTSMTLMGGPIDTRRSPTAVNCLAAERGSEWFKRNCITVVPPGYPGTWREVYPGFFQLSGFMGMNLDRHLTAHWDMYKHLVRNDGDSAEKHRDFYDEYLSVMDLTAEFYLQTVNTVFVEHALPKGEMRHRDKPVDPTAIRHCAIMAVEGENDDISGVGQTLAAHDLTPNLAAERKLYHLQKGVGHYGVFNGSRFRANIAPRISAFMHAMQGTQAVEELRAAS, from the coding sequence ATGGATCTCTCCTATTTCTGGTATGAAGCTGCGCACTGGATGTTGACGCCTGCCCGAGCGGCCGCCGACGCCACGCAGCTCGTGTTCAAGAATCCCGTCAATCCGATCACCTACACGCCCTATGGCCGGACCGTGTCGGCGGCCTGCGAGATGTTCGAGCGCACGACGCGCCGCTACGGCAAGCCGGCCTTCAACCTGCCTACCACCGTGGTCGAGGGTCTGGTGACGGAGGTCACCGAGCGGGTGGTGTGGTCGAAGCCGTTCTGCCAGGTCCTCAAGTTCGACCGGGCCCTGAAGCGCCCGACGACCCAGGCCCAGCCGAAGGTTCTGGTCGTGGCGCCGATGTCGGGCCATTACGCCACGCTCCTGCGCGGCACGGTCGAGGCGCTGCTGCCCTCCCACGAGGTGATGATCACCGACTGGATCGACGCCCGCATGGTGCCTCTCGAGGCCGGCCGGTTCGACCTCGACAGCTACATCGACTACCTGATCGAGATGTTTCAGGCCCTCGGGCCGGACCTGCACGTGATCGCGGTCTGCCAGCCGTCGGTGCCGGTCTTCGCCGCCGTCGCCCGGATGGAGGCGGACGGCATGCCGGGCGTGCCGACCTCGATGACCCTGATGGGTGGCCCGATCGACACCCGCCGCTCGCCCACCGCGGTGAACTGCCTCGCCGCGGAGCGCGGCTCGGAATGGTTCAAGCGCAACTGCATCACCGTTGTGCCGCCGGGCTATCCCGGCACCTGGCGCGAGGTCTATCCGGGCTTCTTCCAGCTCTCCGGCTTCATGGGCATGAACCTCGACCGTCACCTGACGGCCCATTGGGACATGTACAAGCACCTGGTGCGCAACGACGGCGACTCAGCCGAGAAGCACCGCGACTTCTACGACGAGTACCTGTCGGTGATGGACCTGACGGCGGAGTTCTACCTCCAGACGGTCAACACCGTGTTCGTCGAGCACGCCCTGCCGAAGGGCGAGATGCGCCACCGCGACAAGCCCGTCGACCCGACGGCGATCCGCCACTGCGCCATCATGGCGGTCGAGGGCGAGAACGACGACATCTCTGGCGTCGGCCAGACCCTGGCGGCCCACGACCTGACCCCCAACCTGGCCGCAGAGCGCAAGCTCTACCACCTGCAGAAGGGCGTCGGCCATTACGGCGTCTTCAACGGCTCGCGCTTCCGCGCCAACATCGCGCCGCGCATCTCCGCCTTCATGCACGCGATGCAGGGCACCCAGGCCGTCGAGGAGCTGCGCGCAGCCTCCTGA
- a CDS encoding SprT family zinc-dependent metalloprotease: MRVALLRRSAPEPTHVTVIHAGTCYPVTVRRRAAARRITLRVSSATGEIVLTLPERTDLAAAQRFADSHGAWIAARVAKLPERVAFVPGAVVPLRGVPHRILHWSATSGPTVATTDADGVPVIAVSCGLPHVARRVRDFLEAEARRDLTAAVTRHAGALGRTPKRLTVRDTRSRWGSCTAAGQLNFSWRLIMAPPPVLDYLAAHEVAHLAEMNHSDRFWRVVQKLSPGYDEPEAWLKRHGTELHRYG; encoded by the coding sequence ATGCGAGTCGCGCTCCTGCGCCGTTCGGCGCCCGAACCCACCCACGTCACCGTCATCCACGCCGGCACCTGCTACCCGGTCACCGTGCGCCGCCGCGCGGCCGCGCGGCGCATCACCCTGCGGGTGTCGAGCGCCACCGGCGAGATCGTCCTCACCCTGCCGGAGCGCACCGACCTCGCCGCTGCGCAGCGTTTCGCCGATTCGCACGGGGCCTGGATCGCCGCCCGGGTGGCGAAGCTCCCTGAACGCGTCGCCTTCGTGCCCGGCGCGGTGGTGCCGCTGCGCGGCGTGCCGCATCGCATCCTGCACTGGTCGGCGACGTCGGGCCCGACGGTCGCCACCACGGATGCCGACGGCGTGCCGGTGATCGCGGTGTCGTGCGGGCTGCCCCACGTGGCGCGGCGGGTGCGCGACTTCCTGGAGGCCGAGGCGCGCCGCGACCTCACCGCGGCGGTGACGCGCCACGCCGGGGCGCTCGGCCGCACGCCGAAGCGCCTGACCGTGCGCGACACCCGCAGCCGCTGGGGCTCGTGCACCGCGGCGGGCCAGCTGAATTTTTCCTGGCGCCTGATCATGGCGCCGCCCCCGGTGCTCGACTACCTGGCGGCGCACGAGGTCGCGCACCTCGCCGAGATGAACCACTCGGACCGGTTCTGGCGCGTGGTCCAGAAACTCTCCCCGGGCTACGACGAGCCCGAGGCCTGGCTGAAGCGGCACGGCACCGAGCTGCACCGCTACGGCTGA
- a CDS encoding invasion associated locus B family protein produces MGRRVRAATLGLALTLGLPAGAALAQGAVKQSFDDWQLRCETPAGAKAEQCALVQYVAAEDRPNLSLVVIVLKTADNRGILLRVVAPLGVLLPSGLGLKVDQAEIGRTSFVRCLSTGCVAEVVMDDKLISQLKGGQQATFIVFQTPEEGVGIPLSLKGFKEGFDSLK; encoded by the coding sequence ATCGGACGCCGGGTGCGGGCCGCCACCCTCGGACTCGCGCTGACGCTCGGCCTGCCAGCCGGGGCCGCCCTGGCGCAGGGCGCGGTCAAGCAGAGCTTCGACGACTGGCAGCTGCGCTGCGAGACGCCCGCCGGCGCCAAGGCCGAGCAATGCGCCCTGGTGCAGTACGTCGCGGCGGAGGACCGGCCGAACCTCTCCCTGGTGGTGATCGTGCTGAAGACCGCCGACAACCGCGGCATCCTGCTGCGGGTGGTGGCGCCGCTCGGCGTGCTCCTGCCCTCCGGCCTCGGCCTGAAGGTCGACCAGGCGGAGATCGGCCGCACCTCCTTCGTGCGCTGCCTCTCCACCGGCTGCGTCGCCGAGGTGGTGATGGACGACAAGCTCATCAGCCAGCTCAAGGGCGGCCAGCAGGCCACCTTCATCGTCTTCCAGACGCCGGAGGAGGGGGTGGGCATCCCGCTCTCCCTCAAGGGGTTCAAGGAAGGCTTCGACAGCCTGAAGTGA
- a CDS encoding glycosyltransferase family 2 protein produces the protein MLRFARADGSHEDALLPGPVLGRAAWLGPVPPGTDEIRLAAPAEGFRIEAARLLSRTAVLALCARRRPDKMPVALYQWLRRDARRLRNTLRIAAAVRPLAQYPLWKAERARPFEPAFDRVPPDLPRLGLILEAGPGDEVALRRTLATLLAQGHRDWRLALHWRGPAPTDFADDPRISANALPDGVAIGVLNPGDALAPDALTHLAAAFAGPTPADLAYADSEAETPEGLRPRLKPGWSPDLALTTLYPGRPVLIARDLVERSGWAPGQGARALLLAAALAGPERVRRIPRILCRVAPDLPDPDGHAADLARALDRAGSPAALVRNGDTLDLDWPLPDPAPLVSVIVPTRDRPDLLRVAVRGVLHDTTYPALELVIVDNGSTDPAVAALYAEWESDPRVRRLDRPGPFNFSRLVNDGAAASRGEILVLLNNDVEVLHPDWLSAMVRQALRPEVGAVGARLLFGNGRIQHAGVVVGLGGRAGHILRNRPADTPGHLGRLTVAHEVAGVTAACLAVTRRKFEAVGGLDAESFPVDFNDIDLCLRLAAAGWRSLWTPRATLAHHESVSRGPSVGPARARFEAEGNRFAARWRAVIRDDPYYHPAFSVTTFGEELE, from the coding sequence ATGCTGCGCTTCGCGCGGGCGGACGGGTCGCACGAGGACGCGCTGCTGCCGGGCCCGGTGCTCGGCCGCGCCGCCTGGCTCGGCCCCGTGCCGCCGGGCACGGACGAGATCCGGCTCGCCGCCCCGGCGGAGGGGTTCCGGATCGAGGCGGCGCGGCTCCTTTCCCGCACGGCGGTCCTCGCCCTCTGCGCCCGGCGCCGGCCGGACAAGATGCCGGTCGCGCTCTATCAATGGCTGCGCCGCGACGCGCGCCGCCTGCGCAACACCCTGCGCATCGCCGCCGCCGTGCGGCCGCTGGCGCAGTACCCGCTCTGGAAGGCCGAGCGGGCGCGGCCGTTCGAGCCGGCCTTCGACCGGGTGCCGCCGGACCTGCCGCGCCTCGGCCTGATCCTCGAGGCGGGCCCAGGCGACGAGGTGGCCTTGCGGCGCACCCTCGCCACCCTGCTGGCACAAGGGCACCGAGACTGGCGCCTCGCCCTGCACTGGCGCGGACCGGCGCCGACCGACTTCGCCGATGACCCGCGGATCTCCGCGAATGCCCTTCCGGACGGGGTCGCGATCGGTGTCCTGAACCCCGGCGATGCGCTGGCACCCGACGCGCTCACCCATCTCGCCGCCGCCTTCGCAGGGCCAACGCCCGCCGACCTCGCCTATGCCGACAGCGAGGCCGAGACGCCGGAAGGTCTGCGCCCCCGGCTCAAGCCCGGCTGGAGCCCGGACCTTGCCCTGACCACGCTCTATCCCGGGCGGCCGGTCCTGATCGCGAGGGATCTCGTCGAGCGCAGCGGCTGGGCGCCGGGGCAGGGGGCCCGGGCGCTCCTCCTCGCCGCCGCCCTCGCCGGCCCCGAGCGGGTGCGCCGCATTCCCCGTATCCTCTGCCGCGTCGCGCCGGACCTGCCGGATCCCGACGGCCACGCCGCCGACCTGGCGCGGGCCCTCGATCGGGCCGGCTCGCCCGCCGCCCTGGTGCGGAACGGCGACACCCTCGACCTCGACTGGCCGCTTCCCGACCCGGCTCCCCTTGTCTCGGTCATCGTCCCGACCCGCGACCGGCCGGACCTGCTGCGCGTCGCCGTGCGGGGCGTGCTGCACGACACCACCTATCCGGCGCTCGAACTCGTCATCGTCGACAACGGCTCGACCGATCCGGCGGTGGCCGCCCTCTACGCCGAGTGGGAATCCGATCCGCGGGTGCGCCGGCTCGACCGGCCGGGCCCGTTCAACTTCTCGCGCCTCGTCAACGACGGCGCCGCGGCGAGCCGCGGCGAGATCCTGGTGCTCCTCAACAACGACGTCGAGGTGCTGCACCCCGACTGGCTCTCGGCGATGGTGCGCCAGGCCCTGCGGCCGGAGGTCGGAGCGGTCGGAGCCAGGCTCCTGTTCGGCAACGGTCGGATCCAGCATGCCGGCGTGGTGGTCGGGCTCGGCGGCCGGGCCGGGCACATCCTGCGCAACCGCCCCGCCGACACGCCCGGCCATCTCGGCCGGCTCACCGTCGCGCACGAGGTCGCGGGCGTCACCGCCGCCTGCCTGGCCGTGACGCGCCGCAAGTTCGAGGCGGTCGGCGGGCTCGACGCCGAGTCGTTTCCGGTCGATTTCAACGATATCGACCTCTGCCTGCGCCTCGCCGCCGCGGGCTGGCGCTCGCTCTGGACCCCGCGGGCCACGCTCGCCCACCACGAATCGGTCAGCCGCGGCCCGAGCGTCGGCCCGGCCCGGGCGCGGTTCGAGGCGGAGGGCAACCGTTTCGCCGCCCGCTGGCGGGCGGTGATCCGCGACGACCCGTATTACCACCCGGCCTTCTCGGTCACGACCTTCGGGGAGGAGCTGGAATGA
- a CDS encoding glycosyltransferase family 2 protein, whose translation MRLPPHPAFDTLRFAEDRPGPARRWLVRLLLALKRPGEAWEVARALLTGKRVRARDRAAILWGARHALTPPPVPAGEAEVVPGLRVATPAEILSGGAGSAGIVVLTAPGHRLVPGAATAIAEAFAADPAIEALYGDAVVLGPEGAPRLPVLRPAFDPDYLLAADYIGPVVACRRAVLDRLGLDPALPGAEAADLLLRLAAGEVRHLPRPLSTWAPSAAAPPAGWAESRRALAERHLAGAGRVEAAGGILALRRDLPAPPLASLIIPTRDRVELLQACIESLRAQTDWPSLEIIVCDNDSRHPRTLAYLQRLAEEGVRVLPCPGPFNFAAMNNRAAAKARGALLVFVNNDVVAHRSDWLRRMAEEALRPEVGAVGAKLLDIRERIQHGGIVLGTGGLVTHAHRHFPGTAPGYLASLRATHRVSAVTAACLVVEAEKFRAVRGFDGAAFAVDFNDVDLCLRLEAAGYRTMMVPGAVLYHHEAASRRWNPEARHRHEAEVAALRARWGRRLEADPWYHPGFDPRGGTYVRIREWEGAGPR comes from the coding sequence ATGAGGCTGCCGCCTCATCCGGCCTTCGATACCTTACGCTTCGCGGAAGACCGGCCCGGTCCCGCCCGGCGCTGGCTCGTCCGGCTGCTCCTGGCGCTGAAGCGCCCGGGCGAGGCCTGGGAGGTCGCCCGGGCCCTCCTCACCGGCAAAAGGGTGCGGGCGCGCGACCGCGCCGCGATTCTCTGGGGCGCCCGCCACGCCCTGACGCCGCCGCCCGTGCCGGCGGGCGAGGCCGAGGTTGTGCCCGGCCTGCGCGTGGCGACGCCGGCGGAGATCCTGTCCGGCGGCGCCGGATCGGCCGGGATCGTGGTGCTGACGGCGCCGGGCCATCGGCTGGTGCCGGGGGCGGCCACCGCCATCGCCGAGGCGTTCGCGGCCGATCCCGCCATCGAAGCCCTCTACGGCGACGCCGTGGTGCTGGGGCCCGAGGGGGCGCCGCGTCTGCCGGTGCTGCGCCCGGCCTTCGACCCCGATTACCTGCTCGCCGCGGACTACATCGGCCCGGTGGTCGCCTGTCGCCGGGCGGTGCTGGACCGGCTCGGGCTCGATCCCGCCCTGCCGGGGGCGGAAGCCGCCGACCTGCTGCTGCGGCTCGCGGCCGGGGAGGTGCGTCACCTGCCCCGCCCGCTCTCGACCTGGGCTCCCTCCGCGGCCGCGCCTCCGGCGGGCTGGGCGGAGTCGCGCCGGGCCTTGGCCGAGCGCCACCTCGCCGGGGCCGGCCGCGTCGAGGCGGCGGGCGGCATCCTCGCCTTGCGCCGCGACCTGCCCGCGCCGCCGCTCGCCAGCCTGATCATCCCGACCCGCGACCGGGTCGAACTCCTGCAGGCCTGCATCGAGAGCCTGCGCGCCCAGACCGACTGGCCGTCCCTCGAGATCATCGTCTGCGACAACGACAGCCGCCATCCGCGCACGCTCGCCTATCTCCAGCGTCTGGCGGAGGAGGGGGTGCGGGTGCTGCCCTGCCCGGGCCCGTTCAACTTCGCGGCGATGAACAACCGGGCCGCCGCGAAGGCGCGCGGCGCGCTGCTGGTCTTCGTCAACAACGACGTGGTGGCCCACCGGAGCGACTGGCTGCGCCGCATGGCCGAGGAGGCCCTGCGGCCGGAGGTCGGGGCGGTGGGGGCGAAGCTCCTCGACATCCGCGAGCGGATCCAGCATGGCGGCATCGTGCTCGGCACCGGCGGCCTCGTCACCCACGCCCATCGCCACTTCCCCGGCACGGCGCCGGGCTACCTCGCCTCCTTGCGGGCGACGCACCGGGTCTCGGCGGTGACGGCGGCGTGCCTCGTGGTGGAGGCCGAGAAATTCCGGGCGGTGAGGGGCTTCGACGGAGCGGCCTTCGCAGTCGATTTCAACGACGTCGATCTCTGCCTGCGGCTGGAGGCGGCGGGCTACCGGACGATGATGGTGCCGGGCGCCGTGCTTTACCACCACGAGGCGGCGAGCCGGCGCTGGAACCCGGAGGCGCGCCACCGCCACGAGGCCGAGGTGGCGGCGTTGCGGGCGCGGTGGGGAAGGCGGCTCGAGGCAGATCCCTGGTACCATCCGGGGTTCGATCCGCGGGGCGGGACGTATGTGCGGATACGGGAATGGGAGGGGGCGGGTCCGCGTTGA
- the purC gene encoding phosphoribosylaminoimidazolesuccinocarboxamide synthase, whose amino-acid sequence MDFLKPRYTPMNRRRRIYEGKAKVLYEGPEPGTLIQHFKDDATAFNAKKHEVIDGKGVLNNRISEFVFQHLNDIGVPTHFIRRLNMREQLIREVEIIPLEVVVRNVAAGSLATRLGLEEGTQLPRSIIEFYYKNDQLNDPMVSEEHITAFGWATPQEIDDIMALAIRVNDFMSGLFLGVGIRLVDFKMETGRLWEGDMMRIVVADEISPDSCRLWDIKSQDKLDKDRFRKDLGGLIEAYTEVARRLGIMGENEKVQTGGPRLVQ is encoded by the coding sequence ATGGACTTCCTCAAACCACGGTACACGCCTATGAACCGCCGCCGTCGCATCTACGAGGGCAAGGCGAAGGTCCTCTACGAGGGTCCCGAGCCCGGCACGCTCATCCAGCATTTCAAGGACGACGCGACCGCCTTCAACGCCAAGAAGCACGAGGTGATCGACGGCAAGGGCGTGCTGAACAACCGGATCTCCGAGTTCGTGTTCCAGCACCTCAACGACATCGGCGTGCCGACGCACTTCATCCGCCGGCTGAACATGCGCGAGCAGCTGATCCGCGAGGTCGAGATCATCCCGCTCGAGGTGGTGGTGCGCAACGTGGCGGCGGGCTCGCTGGCGACGCGGCTGGGCCTGGAAGAGGGCACCCAGCTCCCGCGCTCGATCATCGAGTTCTACTACAAGAACGACCAGCTCAACGACCCGATGGTGTCGGAGGAGCACATCACCGCCTTCGGCTGGGCGACGCCGCAGGAGATCGACGACATCATGGCGCTGGCCATCCGGGTCAACGACTTCATGTCGGGTCTCTTCCTCGGCGTCGGCATCCGCCTCGTCGACTTCAAGATGGAGACCGGCCGGCTCTGGGAAGGCGACATGATGCGCATCGTCGTCGCCGACGAGATCTCTCCGGATTCCTGCCGCCTCTGGGACATCAAGAGCCAGGACAAACTCGACAAGGACCGCTTCCGCAAGGACCTCGGCGGCCTGATCGAGGCCTATACCGAGGTGGCCCGCCGCCTCGGCATCATGGGCGAGAACGAGAAGGTGCAGACCGGCGGGCCGCGGCTCGTGCAGTGA
- a CDS encoding aldolase/citrate lyase family protein — MAERGGAVAALAARFREGKPLITAWCGIPEPAVAGLLAAEGFDTVTLDMQHGAHDFDSINRTIALVAARGKPTLARVPVGGFATVSRLLDAGISGIIAPMVNTVEDARRFAAMAKYPPLGERSWGPNPALMLSGLAPDVYLKEANGFCQTLAMIETREALAALDDILAVDGIDGIFIGPSDLSIALSNGAGLDPDGAAVRDALKHAMARTRAAGKRIGIYSLSGPRTRELIAEGFDLIALSGDGALLRAGAAAALREARG; from the coding sequence ATGGCGGAACGAGGTGGAGCGGTGGCCGCGCTGGCGGCGCGATTCCGCGAGGGCAAGCCGCTCATCACGGCCTGGTGCGGCATTCCCGAGCCCGCGGTCGCGGGGCTGCTCGCCGCGGAGGGCTTCGACACCGTGACCCTCGACATGCAGCACGGGGCCCACGACTTCGACAGCATCAACCGCACCATCGCCCTGGTGGCGGCCCGCGGCAAGCCGACCCTGGCGCGGGTGCCGGTCGGCGGCTTCGCCACCGTCTCGCGGCTCCTCGATGCCGGCATCTCCGGGATCATCGCCCCGATGGTCAACACCGTGGAGGATGCCCGGCGCTTCGCCGCGATGGCCAAGTATCCGCCGCTCGGCGAGCGCAGCTGGGGTCCGAACCCGGCGCTGATGCTGTCGGGCCTCGCGCCCGACGTCTACCTCAAGGAGGCCAACGGCTTCTGCCAGACGCTGGCGATGATCGAGACCCGGGAGGCGCTCGCCGCCCTCGACGACATCCTGGCGGTGGACGGGATCGACGGCATCTTCATCGGCCCCTCCGACCTCTCGATCGCCCTGTCGAACGGCGCCGGCCTCGACCCCGACGGCGCGGCGGTGCGCGACGCGCTCAAGCACGCGATGGCCCGCACCCGGGCGGCGGGGAAGCGGATCGGCATCTACTCCCTGTCCGGCCCGCGCACCCGTGAGCTGATCGCCGAGGGCTTCGACCTGATCGCGCTCTCGGGCGACGGCGCCCTCCTGCGGGCCGGCGCCGCGGCCGCCCTCAGGGAGGCGCGGGGCTGA